One window of the Salvia miltiorrhiza cultivar Shanhuang (shh) chromosome 6, IMPLAD_Smil_shh, whole genome shotgun sequence genome contains the following:
- the LOC130989816 gene encoding glucan endo-1,3-beta-glucosidase-like: MYDLVLPLLLLLLHFTSPPRVSGVGVNYGTLGNNLPPPKKVAQLLQSTLISKVKIYDTNPDILAAFSNTGIDLIVAVENSHVANLSSNPSAAADWFTSRVAPFIPATSVVAVAVGNEYFTAEPDLDPNALPKAMKNLHAALVSRGLDRKIKVTTPHSMAVLAASFPPSAATFAATLVPAMTAVVGFLADTGAPFMVNAYPYFAYRDNPKIIDLEYALLGNATGGGVADNGLTYTNMLDAQIDAVRSAVGSLGFANRSVRMAVSESGWPSRGGPAATPENARTYNARLVERAQWKKGTPMKPNEGVEIFIFGLFNENEKGGGESERNFGIFNSDGSRVYDVDLRCEFCSKAEAGEKVARGPSVWCVAKPHADEEVMKGVVEFCCGGGGVDCREIEENGECYVPDRLHAHASYAMNAYYQMHGRNYWNCDFKGTALVTFTDPSYGRCRYAQQ; encoded by the exons ATGTATGATTTGGTCCtccctctcctcctcctcctcctccacttcACCTCACCGCCGCGAGTCTCCGGCGTTGGCGTAAACTACGGCACACTGGGAAACAACCTCCCGCCGCCGAAGAAGGTGGCGCAGCTGCTCCAGTCCACCCTCATTTCCAAGGTCAAGATCTACGACACCAACCCCGACATCCTGGCCGCCTTCTCCAACACCGGCATCGACCTCATCGTCGCCGTCGAGAACTCCCATGTCGCCAACCTCAGCTCCAacccctccgccgccgccgactgGTTCACCTCCCGCGTCGCCCCCTTCATCCCCGCCACCTCCGtcgtcgccgtcgccgtcggCAACGAGTACTTCACCGCCGAACCGGACCTCGACCCCAACGCCCTCCCCAAAGCCATGAAGAACCTCCACGCCGCCCTCGTCTCCCGCGGCCTCGACCGCAAGATCAAGGTCACCACCCCGCACAGCATGGCCGTCCTCGCCGCCTCCTTCCCGCCCTCCGCCGCCACCTTCGCCGCCACGCTCGTCCCGGCGATGACCGCCGTCGTCGGATTCCTGGCCGACACCGGCGCCCCCTTCATGGTGAACGCCTACCCTTACTTCGCCTACCGCGACAACCCTAAAATCATCGACCTCGAATACGCGCTGCTCGGCAACGCCACCGGCGGCGGCGTCGCCGACAACGGCCTCACGTACACCAACATGCTCGACGCCCAAATTGACGCCGTCCGGTCGGCCGTCGGGTCGCTGGGGTTCGCCAACCGGTCGGTGAGGATGGCGGTGTCGGAGTCCGGGTGGCCCTCGAGGGGCGGCCCGGCCGCGACGCCGGAGAACGCGAGGACGTACAACGCGAGACTGGTGGAGAGGGCGCAGTGGAAGAAGGGGACGCCGATGAAGCCGAACGAGGGCGTGGAGATTTTTATATTCGGATTGTTCAATGAGAACGAGAAGGGAGGCGGCGAGAGCGAGAGGAATTTTGGGATTTTTAACTCCGACGGCTCTAGGGTTTATGATGTGGATTTGAGGTGCGAGTTCTGCTCGAAGGCGGAGGCGGGGGAGAAGGTGGCGAGGGGGCCGTCGGTGTGGTGCGTGGCGAAGCCGCACGCGGATGAGGAGGTGATGAAGGGGGTGGTGGAGTTctgctgcggcggcggcggcgtggaTTGCAGGGAGATTGAAGAAAATGGGGAGTGTTACGTGCCGGATAGGTTGCATGCGCATGCGTCTTACGCCATGAATGCTTATTACCAGATGCATGGGAGGAACTACTGGAATTGCGACTTCAAGGGGACTGCGCTCGTCACTTTCACTGATCCca GTTACGGGCGATGCCGATATGCACAACAGTGA
- the LOC130989817 gene encoding kirola-like: MGLHGKLIAAIEFKAGGDVFHQLWRHNPHQLPSVAPHKIHSCDLHGGQFGHVDSILFWRYTHDGKRMTVKEVIQAIDEEKRLVQSKVVEGDIMQLYKDFFLTCHVETKGAVDLVTWTLEYEKVKEDVEHPISLLSFFIDLTKDIETHHLAKH; this comes from the exons ATGGGATTACATGGGAAATTGATTGCAGCAATAGAATTCAAAGCTGGTGGAGATGTGTTCCACCAACTCTGGAGACACAACCCACATCAGCTTCCCTCAGTTGCCCCTCATAAAATACATAGTTGTGATCTGCATGGAGGGCAATTTGGTCATGTTGATTCCATCCTTTTCTGGAGGTACACTCATG ATGGGAAAAGGATGACAGTGAAAGAAGTGATCCAAGCCATCGATGAAGAGAAAAGGCTAGTTCAATCCAAGGTGGTGGAAGGAGACATAATGCAGCTGTACAAAGATTTCTTCCTGACATGCCACGTGGAGACAAAGGGCGCCGTCGATCTGGTGACGTGGACGTTAGAGTACGAGAAGGTTAAGGAAGATGTTGAGCATCCCATCTCACTGCTCTCCTTCTTCATCGACCTCACCAAAGACATCGAAACTCATCACCTCGCCAAACATTAA